A DNA window from Brenneria izadpanahii contains the following coding sequences:
- the mdtC gene encoding multidrug efflux RND transporter permease subunit MdtC: protein MRFFALFIHRPVATILLTLAIAICGAIGFRMLPVSPLPQVNFPVISVSASLSGASPETMASSVATPLERALGRIAGVNEMTSTSSLGSTRITLVFNLDRDINGAARDVQAAINAAQSLLPSGMASRPTYRKANPSDAPIMILTLTSDTYSQGQLYDYASTRLAQRISQMEGVGDVSIGGSSLPAVRVALNPQALFNQGVSLDEVRQAISQANVRQPLGSIENPQRRWQITTNDELKTAAAYEPLIVHYNNGSAVRLSDVATVEDSVQNARNAGMTDAKPAILIIIRRASDANIITTVDSIHAALPELRASLPAAIQLNIAQDRSPTIRASLNEVEQSLTIAVALVILVVFLFLRSGRATLIPAVAVPVSLIGTFAAMYLCGFSLNNLSLMALTIATGFVVDDAIVVLENISRHIEAGMKPLQASLQGVREVGFTVLSMSLSLVAVFIPLLLMEGLPGRMFREFAVTLSVAIMISLLVSLTLTPMMCARLLRAAPKRSLQRKRGFGRVLVALQQSYGRSLNWVLNHARWVLVLLLATVALNVWLYISIPKTFFPEQDTGRLMGFIQADQSISFQAMKRKLQDFMTIVRSDPAVANVTGFTGGSRTNSGSMFISLKPLSERDVSAQQVISRLRAKLAKEPGANLFLMAEQDIRIGGRESSAGYQYTLLSDDLSELRIWEPRIRQALSKLPELADINSDQQDKGAEMALTYDRDAMAQLGISVSTANALLNNAFGQRQISTIYQPLNQYKVVMEVDSAYTQDVSSLDKMFVINSEGKPIPLSYFASWRPINAPLSVNHQGLSAASTISFNLPEGGTLSDATAAIERTMTSLGVSSAVRGQFSGTALAFQQSQSSQVVLILAAIMTVYIVLGVLYESYVHPLTILSTLPSAGVGALLALEWFGAPFSLIALIGIMLLIGIVKKNAIMMVDFALAAQRGGGLSARDAIFQASLLRFRPIMMTTLAALFGALPLALTSGDGAELRQPLGITIVGGLVMSQLLTLYTTPVVYLFFDKLRHWRRTAPEKSVSLS, encoded by the coding sequence GTGAGATTCTTCGCCCTGTTCATCCACCGGCCGGTCGCCACCATTTTGCTGACGCTGGCTATCGCCATCTGCGGCGCGATTGGTTTTCGCATGCTGCCGGTATCGCCTCTGCCGCAGGTGAATTTTCCGGTGATTTCGGTCAGCGCCTCGCTGTCCGGCGCATCGCCGGAAACCATGGCGTCCTCGGTCGCGACGCCGCTGGAACGGGCATTGGGCAGAATCGCGGGCGTCAACGAAATGACCTCCACCAGTTCGTTGGGCAGTACGCGCATCACTCTGGTATTTAATCTCGACAGGGATATCAACGGCGCGGCGCGCGATGTGCAGGCCGCCATTAATGCGGCGCAGAGTCTGCTGCCGTCCGGCATGGCCAGCCGGCCGACCTACCGGAAAGCCAACCCTTCCGACGCCCCGATTATGATCCTGACGCTAACCTCGGATACCTACAGTCAGGGGCAACTGTATGACTACGCCTCTACCCGGCTGGCGCAGAGAATTTCCCAGATGGAGGGGGTGGGCGACGTCTCCATCGGCGGAAGTTCGCTGCCTGCCGTGCGCGTGGCGCTCAATCCGCAGGCGCTGTTTAATCAGGGCGTTTCGCTGGATGAGGTTCGGCAAGCCATCAGCCAGGCGAACGTGCGGCAGCCATTGGGCAGCATCGAAAACCCGCAGCGGCGCTGGCAGATAACGACCAATGACGAACTGAAAACCGCCGCCGCCTATGAACCGCTGATCGTCCACTATAACAACGGCTCGGCCGTGCGGCTGAGCGATGTCGCCACGGTAGAAGATTCCGTGCAAAACGCGCGCAATGCCGGCATGACCGATGCCAAACCGGCGATACTGATCATCATCCGCCGCGCGTCCGACGCCAATATCATCACCACCGTGGACAGTATCCACGCGGCGTTGCCCGAACTGCGCGCCAGCCTGCCCGCCGCGATTCAGCTTAATATCGCGCAGGATCGTTCGCCGACGATCCGCGCCTCGCTGAACGAGGTGGAACAATCGCTGACGATCGCCGTCGCGCTGGTCATCCTGGTGGTTTTTCTGTTCCTGCGCTCAGGGCGCGCCACGCTGATCCCCGCCGTCGCGGTGCCGGTCTCGCTGATCGGCACCTTTGCCGCCATGTATCTGTGCGGTTTCAGTCTGAATAATCTGTCGTTAATGGCGCTGACCATCGCCACCGGTTTTGTGGTGGATGACGCCATCGTGGTGCTGGAAAATATTTCACGCCATATTGAAGCGGGAATGAAGCCGTTGCAGGCATCGCTGCAGGGGGTGCGCGAGGTCGGATTCACCGTACTATCGATGAGCCTCTCGCTGGTGGCGGTGTTTATTCCGCTGCTGCTGATGGAGGGGCTGCCGGGCCGGATGTTTCGTGAGTTTGCCGTTACATTGTCGGTCGCCATTATGATTTCACTGCTGGTTTCGCTGACGCTGACGCCCATGATGTGCGCCAGACTATTGCGCGCGGCGCCCAAACGCAGCCTGCAGCGCAAACGCGGCTTCGGCCGCGTATTAGTCGCTTTACAGCAGTCTTACGGCCGATCGCTTAACTGGGTGCTCAATCATGCGCGCTGGGTACTGGTGCTGCTGCTGGCTACGGTGGCCCTCAATGTCTGGCTGTATATCAGCATTCCGAAAACGTTTTTCCCTGAGCAGGACACTGGCAGACTGATGGGCTTTATCCAAGCCGATCAGAGCATTTCGTTTCAGGCCATGAAGCGGAAGCTCCAGGACTTTATGACCATCGTGCGCAGCGATCCGGCGGTGGCTAACGTCACCGGCTTTACCGGCGGTTCCCGCACCAACAGCGGCTCCATGTTTATTTCACTCAAGCCGCTGTCTGAACGCGACGTCAGCGCCCAGCAGGTCATCAGCCGCCTGCGCGCCAAACTGGCGAAAGAACCGGGGGCGAACCTGTTTTTAATGGCCGAGCAGGACATACGCATCGGCGGACGCGAATCCAGCGCCGGTTACCAGTATACCCTGCTGTCCGACGATCTCAGCGAACTGCGCATCTGGGAGCCGAGAATCCGTCAGGCGCTGAGTAAATTGCCCGAACTGGCGGACATTAACTCCGACCAACAGGATAAAGGGGCGGAAATGGCGCTGACTTACGATCGCGACGCCATGGCCCAGCTTGGGATCAGCGTGTCGACCGCCAACGCCTTACTGAACAATGCCTTTGGCCAGCGTCAGATATCCACCATCTATCAGCCATTAAACCAGTACAAAGTGGTGATGGAGGTGGATTCCGCGTACACGCAGGATGTCAGCTCGCTGGACAAAATGTTTGTGATCAACAGCGAAGGCAAGCCGATTCCGCTCTCCTATTTCGCCAGTTGGCGGCCGATCAATGCGCCGTTGTCGGTCAATCATCAGGGACTGTCGGCCGCCTCAACCATCTCCTTTAACCTGCCGGAAGGCGGCACGCTTTCCGACGCCACGGCGGCGATTGAAAGAACCATGACGTCGCTGGGGGTGTCATCCGCGGTACGCGGCCAGTTCTCCGGCACCGCGCTGGCTTTCCAGCAATCGCAATCATCGCAGGTGGTGCTGATCCTGGCCGCCATTATGACGGTTTATATCGTGCTGGGGGTGCTGTACGAAAGCTATGTGCACCCGTTAACCATTCTTTCCACCCTGCCCTCCGCCGGGGTGGGCGCTTTGCTGGCGCTGGAGTGGTTCGGCGCGCCGTTTAGCCTGATCGCGCTAATTGGTATTATGCTATTAATCGGCATTGTCAAAAAAAATGCCATTATGATGGTGGATTTTGCGCTGGCGGCGCAACGTGGCGGCGGTCTCAGCGCCAGAGACGCCATATTTCAGGCCAGCCTGCTGCGTTTTCGTCCGATTATGATGACCACGCTGGCCGCGTTGTTTGGCGCGCTGCCGCTGGCGCTTACCAGCGGCGACGGCGCGGAGCTGCGCCAGCCGTTGGGGATCACCATCGTCGGCGGTTTGGTGATGAGTCAGTTGCTTACGCTGTATACCACGCCGGTGGTTTATCTGTTTTTCGATAAACTGCGCCATTGGCGGCGCACGGCGCCGGAAAAGAGCGTGTCACTATCGTGA
- a CDS encoding MdtB/MuxB family multidrug efflux RND transporter permease subunit — protein MQDTVPASGGGPSRPFILRPVATTLLMVAILLAGIIGYRALPVSALPEVDYPTIQVVTLYPGASPEVVTSAITAPLERQFGQISGLKQMLTQSSGGASVITLQFQLELSLDIAEQDVQAAINAATNLLPGDLPNPPIYSKVNPADPPIMTLAVTSSAMPMTQLQDMVDNRIAQKISQVAGVGLVSLAGGQRPAVRVKLNAPALSAYGLTSEEVRTAITAANVNSAKGSLDGPTRSVTLSANDQMKSIEDYRQLIIAWRNEAPVRLRDVAVIEQAAENTYLAAWANRQQAIIINVQRQPGANVITTTDSIRRMLPGLTASLPKSVEVTTLTDRTTSIRASVKDVQFELLLAIALVVMVIYLFLRNAVATIIPSIAVPLSLVGTFAAMYFLGFSINNLTLMALTIATGFVVDDAIVVIENISRYIEKGEKPLDAALKGAGEIGFTIISLTFSLIAVLIPLLFMGDVIGRLFREFAITLAVSILISAVVSLTLTPMMCARLLSHQSLRKQNRFTRASERFFTRVIDTYGVWLRKVLNHPWLTLSVALGTLLLTVLLYLWIPKGFFPIQDNGIIQGTVQAPQSVSFSNMAQRQQQIASIIMKDPAVQSVSSFVGVDGANAALNSGRLQINLRPLSERSERVPAIIARLQRQTAQVPGIQLYLQPVQDLTIDTQISRTQYQFTLQAMSLDELSLWVPELMAELRQLPQLQDVSSDWQDQAPIAYVNVDRDSASRLGISMSDVDSALYNAFGQRLISTIYTQSSQYRVVLEHDTSRNNGLDALRDVRLISSDGGTIPLNSIATIEERLGPLSINHLDQFPATTISFNVSGGYSLGDAVEAITRAEQQMNLPSDITTRFQGSTLAFQSSLGSTVWLIIAAIVAMYIVLGVLYESFIHPVTILSTLPTAGVGALLALMMAGNELDVIAIIGIILLIGIVKKNAIMMIDFALAAEREQGMTPYDAIYQACLLRFRPILMTTMAALLSALPLMLSTGVGAELRQPLGICMVGGLIMSQILTLFTTPVIYLLFDRMSLYFRRTPRQEEIE, from the coding sequence ATGCAGGATACCGTTCCCGCCAGCGGCGGCGGCCCATCGCGGCCTTTTATCCTGCGGCCGGTCGCCACCACGCTGTTGATGGTGGCGATATTGCTGGCCGGCATCATCGGCTACCGGGCTTTGCCGGTGTCGGCGCTGCCGGAGGTTGACTATCCCACCATCCAGGTGGTCACGCTCTATCCGGGCGCCAGCCCCGAAGTCGTGACGTCGGCGATTACCGCGCCGCTGGAGCGCCAGTTCGGACAAATCTCCGGGCTGAAACAGATGTTGACCCAAAGTTCCGGCGGCGCATCCGTCATCACGCTGCAATTTCAGCTCGAACTCTCGCTGGATATCGCCGAGCAAGACGTACAGGCCGCCATCAATGCCGCCACCAATCTGTTGCCCGGCGATCTGCCCAATCCGCCGATCTACAGTAAGGTCAATCCCGCCGATCCGCCGATTATGACGCTGGCCGTCACCTCCAGCGCCATGCCGATGACGCAGTTACAAGATATGGTGGATAACCGTATCGCGCAGAAAATCTCACAGGTGGCGGGCGTCGGTCTGGTTTCTCTGGCGGGCGGACAGCGCCCGGCCGTTCGGGTCAAGCTGAATGCGCCGGCCCTATCGGCTTACGGACTGACCAGCGAAGAAGTCCGTACCGCCATCACCGCCGCCAACGTTAACTCCGCCAAAGGCAGCCTCGACGGGCCGACGCGTTCGGTAACCTTGTCGGCCAACGACCAGATGAAATCCATTGAGGATTATCGTCAGTTAATCATCGCCTGGCGCAATGAGGCTCCGGTACGTCTGCGCGACGTCGCCGTCATCGAGCAGGCGGCGGAAAATACCTATCTGGCGGCCTGGGCCAACCGTCAGCAGGCGATCATTATCAACGTTCAGCGTCAGCCGGGCGCCAACGTGATTACCACCACGGACAGTATCCGCCGGATGCTGCCGGGGCTTACCGCCAGCTTGCCTAAATCGGTTGAAGTCACCACGCTGACCGACCGAACCACCAGCATTCGCGCGTCGGTAAAAGACGTGCAGTTTGAACTGCTGCTGGCGATCGCCCTGGTGGTGATGGTGATTTATCTGTTTCTGCGTAACGCCGTCGCCACCATCATCCCCAGCATTGCCGTCCCGCTGTCGCTGGTCGGCACCTTCGCCGCAATGTACTTTCTCGGCTTTTCGATTAATAACCTGACGTTGATGGCCCTCACCATCGCCACCGGTTTTGTGGTGGACGATGCGATCGTGGTGATTGAAAACATCTCCCGCTATATCGAAAAAGGCGAAAAGCCGCTCGACGCCGCGTTAAAAGGCGCCGGGGAAATCGGCTTCACCATCATTTCGCTGACCTTTTCGCTGATCGCGGTACTGATCCCGCTGCTATTTATGGGCGATGTCATCGGCCGGCTGTTCCGCGAGTTCGCGATTACCCTGGCGGTCTCCATTCTGATTTCCGCCGTGGTTTCGCTAACGCTCACGCCGATGATGTGCGCCCGGCTGCTTAGCCATCAATCCCTGCGCAAACAGAATCGCTTTACCCGCGCCAGCGAGCGTTTTTTCACGCGAGTGATTGATACTTACGGCGTCTGGTTGCGCAAGGTGCTGAATCACCCCTGGCTGACGTTGAGCGTTGCGCTGGGAACGCTGTTGCTCACCGTGCTGCTCTATCTGTGGATCCCCAAAGGGTTCTTCCCGATACAGGACAACGGCATTATTCAGGGCACAGTGCAGGCGCCGCAGTCGGTGTCATTCAGCAACATGGCGCAACGTCAGCAGCAGATCGCCTCCATCATCATGAAGGATCCGGCGGTGCAGAGCGTGTCTTCCTTCGTCGGCGTCGACGGCGCCAACGCCGCCCTTAACAGCGGCCGTCTGCAAATCAATCTGAGGCCGCTTAGCGAGCGCAGCGAAAGGGTTCCGGCGATTATTGCCCGGCTGCAACGGCAAACCGCGCAAGTCCCCGGCATACAGCTTTATCTGCAACCGGTGCAGGATCTCACCATTGATACGCAAATCAGCCGGACGCAGTATCAGTTCACGCTACAGGCGATGTCGCTGGATGAACTGAGTCTGTGGGTGCCCGAATTGATGGCCGAACTGCGGCAACTGCCGCAGTTGCAGGATGTCAGCAGCGACTGGCAGGATCAGGCGCCCATCGCTTATGTGAACGTCGACCGCGACAGCGCCAGCCGTCTGGGGATCAGCATGTCCGATGTGGATAGCGCGCTGTATAACGCTTTCGGCCAGCGGCTGATTTCCACCATCTACACCCAATCCAGCCAGTACCGCGTGGTGCTTGAACACGATACAAGCCGGAATAATGGGCTGGACGCCCTGCGCGATGTCCGTTTAATCAGCAGCGACGGCGGAACCATTCCCCTCAACAGCATCGCAACCATCGAGGAACGGCTGGGGCCGCTATCCATCAACCATCTCGACCAGTTTCCCGCCACCACGATTTCCTTCAATGTGAGCGGCGGCTATTCGCTGGGCGATGCGGTAGAGGCCATTACGCGGGCAGAGCAGCAAATGAACCTGCCTTCGGATATCACGACCCGTTTTCAGGGCAGCACCCTGGCCTTTCAGTCCTCGCTGGGCAGCACCGTGTGGCTGATTATCGCCGCGATTGTCGCCATGTACATCGTTCTCGGCGTGCTGTATGAAAGTTTTATCCATCCGGTGACCATCCTGTCCACGCTGCCGACGGCGGGGGTCGGCGCGCTGCTGGCGCTGATGATGGCGGGCAACGAACTGGATGTGATCGCCATCATCGGCATCATTCTGCTGATCGGCATTGTGAAAAAGAACGCCATCATGATGATCGATTTCGCGCTGGCCGCCGAACGCGAACAGGGCATGACCCCGTATGACGCCATCTACCAGGCCTGTCTGTTGCGTTTTCGTCCGATCCTGATGACCACCATGGCCGCCTTGCTCAGCGCGCTGCCGCTGATGCTGAGCACCGGCGTCGGCGCCGAATTGCGCCAACCGCTGGGAATCTGCATGGTTGGCGGTCTGATCATGAGTCAGATATTGACTCTGTTCACCACGCCGGTGATCTACCTGCTGTTCGATCGCATGTCGCTGTATTTCCGCCGGACGCCCCGACAGGAGGAGATCGAGTGA
- a CDS encoding MdtA/MuxA family multidrug efflux RND transporter periplasmic adaptor subunit codes for MNAKRLTRLLILLVVVIAALLLWRHFTQPSATSGQRETQASPPSRPGASGRRSAMSAQPPVQAARTQSVTVPYYLSGLGTVTAANTVTIRSRVSGELMALHFQEGQQVEAGALLAEIDPRPYQVELTQAQGQLAKDQAILANARQDFARYQKLVKTNLISQQELDAQLALVRQSEGTVKADEGAVASAELQLAYSKITAPISGRVGLKQVDVGNYVTSSDASGIVVITQTHPIDVVFTVPEGEIATVLKAQKSGPAPVVEAWDRTNQQKLSQGSLLSMDNQIDTTTGTVKLKARFENSDDALFPNQFVNIRMKVDTLQNAIVAPAAAVQMGNEGHFVWIMNDRNEVSKRLVTTGIQYGQQIVITAGLGEDVQVVTDGIDRLTEGAKVEVIASASTTKTPTISGEKP; via the coding sequence ATGAATGCCAAACGCCTCACTCGCCTGTTAATACTTCTTGTCGTCGTTATTGCTGCTCTGTTGCTTTGGCGTCATTTTACTCAACCCTCGGCCACGTCCGGCCAGAGAGAGACTCAGGCAAGCCCCCCGTCACGACCGGGCGCCAGCGGCCGCCGGTCGGCGATGAGCGCCCAGCCCCCGGTTCAGGCGGCGCGGACGCAATCGGTCACGGTGCCCTACTATCTTTCCGGGCTGGGCACCGTGACCGCCGCCAACACGGTAACGATCCGCAGCCGGGTAAGCGGTGAACTGATGGCGCTGCACTTTCAGGAAGGCCAACAGGTGGAAGCGGGCGCGCTGTTAGCCGAAATCGATCCCCGGCCGTATCAGGTGGAGTTGACGCAGGCCCAGGGGCAGTTAGCGAAAGATCAGGCGATACTGGCCAACGCCCGGCAGGATTTCGCCCGTTATCAGAAACTGGTGAAAACCAATTTGATCTCCCAACAGGAGCTGGATGCGCAACTGGCGCTGGTACGCCAGTCTGAAGGTACGGTAAAGGCCGATGAAGGCGCGGTGGCCAGCGCCGAACTACAGCTGGCTTACAGTAAAATTACCGCCCCCATCAGCGGGCGCGTGGGGTTGAAACAGGTGGATGTGGGCAACTACGTCACCAGCAGCGACGCGAGCGGCATTGTGGTTATCACGCAGACACACCCTATCGACGTGGTGTTTACCGTGCCGGAGGGTGAAATCGCCACCGTACTGAAAGCGCAGAAATCAGGGCCGGCGCCGGTTGTTGAAGCCTGGGATCGAACCAATCAGCAGAAGCTGTCGCAAGGCAGTCTGCTGAGTATGGATAACCAGATCGATACCACCACCGGCACCGTCAAGCTGAAAGCCCGCTTCGAGAATAGCGACGACGCGTTATTCCCCAACCAGTTCGTGAACATCCGCATGAAGGTGGATACGCTGCAAAATGCGATCGTCGCCCCGGCGGCGGCGGTGCAAATGGGTAATGAAGGCCATTTTGTCTGGATAATGAACGACAGAAACGAAGTCAGCAAGCGCCTGGTGACCACCGGCATTCAGTATGGCCAACAGATCGTGATTACCGCAGGTCTGGGAGAGGATGTCCAGGTCGTCACCGACGGCATTGACCGCCTGACCGAAGGGGCTAAGGTCGAAGTGATAGCGTCCGCCTCCACGACGAAAACGCCGACGATTAGCGGGGAGAAACCCTGA
- a CDS encoding YhcH/YjgK/YiaL family protein, producing MIVDELKNALDNPCYPDAIRRTLVAISKLDFAALPAGEQEIEGREIYLNHIIGQTKPLHEQQPELHRYYIDLHFPIEGHEYIGAAPGVQGQRPSMEFDTERDYGFYEGISNETLLALSPGDFALLFPGELHRPMATLTQPAPLRKLVVKIAAHLLRD from the coding sequence ATGATCGTTGACGAACTTAAAAATGCGCTGGATAACCCATGCTATCCCGACGCCATCCGCCGGACGCTGGTTGCGATTAGCAAACTGGATTTCGCCGCCCTTCCCGCCGGAGAGCAGGAGATTGAAGGCCGTGAAATCTATCTGAATCATATTATCGGCCAAACCAAACCGCTGCACGAACAGCAGCCGGAACTGCACCGTTACTATATAGACCTTCATTTTCCGATCGAAGGCCATGAATACATCGGCGCGGCGCCCGGCGTCCAGGGCCAGCGCCCCAGTATGGAGTTCGATACGGAACGGGACTATGGCTTCTATGAAGGCATCAGCAATGAAACGCTGCTGGCGTTGTCGCCCGGCGATTTCGCCTTGTTATTTCCCGGCGAACTGCACCGGCCGATGGCGACCCTGACGCAGCCCGCGCCGCTGCGCAAGCTGGTCGTCAAAATTGCCGCGCATCTACTGCGCGACTAG
- a CDS encoding gluconokinase: MSGRCIIIMGVSGTGKSSVGQALANRLNAKFIDGDDLHPRANIQKMASGQPLNDDDRQPWLERLSDVAYSLQQKHETGFLVCSALKKRYRDRLREGNNDMTFLWLNGDYDLVLKRMKQRAGHFMPESLLKSQFATLEPPDKQETDVIPIDIGTSFDGVVDRCIGALSQKAAAPQCA; encoded by the coding sequence ATGTCCGGTAGATGCATTATTATCATGGGCGTGTCCGGCACGGGAAAATCCAGCGTCGGCCAAGCGTTGGCCAATCGCCTCAATGCCAAGTTCATTGATGGGGATGACCTGCACCCGCGAGCAAACATTCAAAAAATGGCCTCCGGCCAGCCGCTAAACGACGACGATCGGCAGCCCTGGCTTGAGCGTCTGAGCGACGTGGCCTATAGCCTGCAGCAAAAACACGAAACCGGTTTTCTGGTCTGTTCCGCATTGAAAAAGCGCTACCGCGATCGGCTGCGGGAAGGGAATAACGACATGACCTTCCTGTGGCTGAACGGGGACTACGACCTGGTATTAAAACGGATGAAACAGCGGGCCGGTCATTTCATGCCGGAAAGCCTGCTGAAAAGTCAGTTCGCCACGCTGGAGCCGCCCGATAAGCAGGAAACCGACGTGATACCGATCGATATCGGCACGTCATTCGACGGCGTGGTCGACCGTTGCATCGGCGCGCTGTCACAGAAAGCCGCCGCGCCGCAGTGCGCGTGA